TGGTGGTCCATCAGCGTTCGCGTGTTTGGCAATTCCACTTAGAATTTGCGGATATTTTACCCTATCCGTTGTTCATTGACCTCGGTCAGCACTTGCAACAAGCCTTTAGTGAGATTGCCAAGATAAAATTAACGATCCAAACGCGATCGCCGCAATTAACTGATCAAAATTTAGGCGATTATTGGACTTATGTGGTCAAAACCAGTGGGATCACGTCGTCGCTGATCCAAGAACTGTGTGAAAAAGAGCAACCGTACTTGGACGACGGCCGGGTCATGCTGTTAGCCGATAACGAGATCGTTAAGAATTTTTTGACGACGCAAGCGTTAGGGCCAATTGAAGATACTTATGTTGATGTGGGTTTTCCTAAATTATCGATCCACGCCCTGATCGACGAATCAGCATCACAAGCTAAAATTGAGGCGTTTCAAGCAGCTAAAGCGAAAAAGGATGCGGCGATGGCCCAACAAGCGGCGGCATCATTGCAGCAAGCTGCCCAACAGCGACAGCAGCAACAAGCTAGCGAGAAGACGATCAGTGGCCCGATTACAATGGGTCGCGCGATCAATCCTAATGAACCTGTCCGCCAGATGATCGATATTCAAGAAGAAGAAAATTCCTTAGTGATCGAAGGCTACGTCTTTGATCTAGAAATTCGGGTGTTGCGCTCGAAGCGCCAATTATTGATCTTTAAGATGACTGACTACACATCCTCATTCACCGTCAAAAAGTTCTCCCGTAATGATGAGGACGAAGCACTGTTTGCGGCGATGAAAAAGGGGATCTGGGTCAAGGTCAAAGGGAGCGTTCAAGAAGACAACTTTATGCGTGATTTGGTGGTCAACGCTCGTGACGTCCAAGAAGTCAAACACGCTGTCCGCCAAGATACTGCGCCGGAAGGTCAAAAGCGGGTCGAATTGCATTTACATTCGAATATGAGTCAGATGGATGCGACCAATAGTATTTCTGATTACGTTGCCCAAGCAGCTAAGTGGGGGCAAAAAGCGATCGCCATCACCGATCATGCTGCCTTGCAGGCTTTTCCCGAAGCCCACAATGCCGGCAAGAAAAACGGCGTTAAGATTTTGTACGGCGTCGAGGCTAACTTAGTTGATGATGGTGTGCCGATCGCCTATAACTTGGATCATACACCGTTAAATGACGATACGGAATATGTGGTTTTTGATACCGAAACAACTGGGTTATCAGCGGTTTACGATTCGATCATTGAATTGGCTGCCGTTAAAATGAAAAACGGTGAAGTGATCGCCGAGTTTGAGGAATTTATCGACCCCGGGCATCCGTTGTCGGAAACGACGATCAATTTGACCAGTATTACGGACGACATGGTCCGTGGCACCAATACCGAAGAAGAAGCATTCGCTAAGTTTCAGAAATTTTACGCGGGCACTGTATTAGTCGGGCATAACGTCACTTTTGACGTGGGCTTTTTAAATGCTGGCTTTGGCCGGCATAATATGGGGCAGATCGACGTACCGGTGATCGATACTTTGGAATTAGCCCGGATGCTGCATCCTGAGTTTAAGAACCATAAGTTGGATTCGTTGGCCAAGCGCTTTAAAGTCAGTTTGGAACACCATCACCGGGCCAATGCCGATGCTGAATCGACTGGGCATTTGTTGTATATCTTCTTGAAGGAAGCTAAGCAACACTACCAGATGGAATTTGTTGATCAATTAAATGATCGTGTCGGCGAAAATGAAGCGTATAAGCAGGCACGGCCGTTCCACGCGGTTTTATTGGCGCAGACTCAAGCTGGCTTAAAAAACTTGTTTAAGTTAGTTTCGCTATCGATGATCAAGTACTTCTACCGCATTCCACGGATGCCGCGTAGTTTGGTCAATCAGTATCGCGAAGGTATTCTGATTGGTTCGGCTTGTTCTAGTGGTGAAGTTTTTACCGCCATGATGCAAAAAGGCTACAATGAAGCGCGGGATAAGGCGAAGTTTTATGACTACCTTGAAGTCATGCCTAAGCCCGTCTATGCACCGTTATTGGAGCGTGAATTAGTCAACAACAATGGCGACTTAGAAGATATTATTCGTAATATCGTCAAGATTGGCGAGGAATTACAGCTCCCAGTTGTGGCGACTGGTGATGCGCACTATTTAAACCCAGAAGATAAGATTTACCGTAAGATCTTGATTAATTCGCAAGGTGGGGCTAACCCGCTCAACCGGATCAATTTGCCGGACGTTCATTTCCGTTCGACCGATGAAATGCTGAAGTCATTCCAATTCCTTGGCGATCAAGTGGCGCAGCAATTAGTCGTCACTAATCCGAATGCGCTGGCTGATCGGATCGATGAGATCTCGCCGGTCAAAGACAAACTGTACACGCCGAAAATGCCTGGTGCGGAAGATGATATCAAGAATATGACCTACACGTTAGCGCATAAATTATACGGGGAAGAGTTGCCGGAGATCGTTGCTGCTCGAATCGACCAAGAATTGAAAAGTATTATCGGTAACGGGTTTGCGGTCCATTATTTGATCGCGCAGAAGTTAGTGTACAAAAGTAACAAAGACGGTTATTTAGTTGGTTCCCGGGGATCTGTCGGTTCAAGTTTAGTGGCCTTTTTGGCGGGGATCACTGAGATTAACGCTTTGCCACCACATTATCGCTGTGCCCAATGTCATTATTCAGAGTTTTATACTAAAGGTGAATATGGCTCTGGCTATGATTTACCGGATAAAAAGTGCCCGAATTGCGGCGCTGAGCTGGAAAAAGACGGTCACGATATTCCTTTCGAAACTTTCTTAGGTTTTACCGGGAACAAAGTGCCGGATATTGATTTGAACTTCTCTGGTGACTACCAGCCGATCGCCCATAACTACATGAAAGTGTTGTTTGGCGAGAATAACGTCTTCCGTGCCGGGACGATCGGTACCGTGGCCGATAAAACCGGTTACGGTTACGTTAAAGCTTACGAGCGTGATACCGGCCAAACTTATCGTGGCGCCGAAGTTGACCGTTTGGCTAAAGGCACTACCGGCGTTAAACGGACCACTGGGCAGCATCCCGCGGGTATTTTGATCGTCCCTGATTACATGGATATTTATGATTTCACGCCGATTCAGTATCCAGCCGATGACCAAAACGCATCGTGGCGTACCAGTCATTTTGATTTCCACTCGATCCATGACAATATTTTGAAAATGGATATTCTGGGCCATGATGATCCAACGATGATCCGTAAACTTCAGGATCTGTCGGGGATCGAACCAAAATCGATCCCACCAGTTGACCCCAAAGTTATGTCGTTATTTTCAGGTACCGATGTTCTCGGCGTCACACCAGAGCAGATCGGCTCCAAAACGGGGACGTTAGGCATTCCTGAATTTGGGACGCGTTTTGTTCGGGGCATGTTGGAAGAAACTAATCCGACGACCTTCTCTGAATTGCTGCAGATCTCTGGTTTATCTCACGGGACCGACGTGTGGTTAGGTAACGCCGAGGAATTGATCCAAAAGGGGATCGTCACTTTGAAAGACGTTATCGGTTGTCGTGATAATATCATGCTGGATCTGATCCACTATGGGATGGATGCATCGATGGCGTTCAATATTATGGAACACGTGCGTAAGGGCCGCGGTATCCCCGATGATTGGCAGCAAGCGATGCGCGATAACGGTAACGTGCCCGATTGGTACATCGATTCATGCTTGAAGATCAAGTATATGTTCCCGAAGGCCCATGCGGCGGCGTATATTTTGATGGCGCTACGGGTGGCGTACTTTAAAGTTTATTACCCGATTTTGTACTACGCGGCCTATTTCACTGTCCGGGCGGATGATTTTGACCTCGTGGCAATGTCGCGCGGGAAAGACGCAGTCAAGTCAGCGATGAAAGAGATCACTGATAAAGGTATGGACGCTTCGGCTAAGGAAAAGAACTTGCTGACCGTGTTAGAATTAGCCAACGAAATGTTGGAGCGCGGCTTTAAGTTTGAAATGGTCGACATCACCCGTTCTGATGCGGCTGAATTTTTAATTGAGGACGACGGCAAAACGTTGTTAGCGCCATTCCGCGCAGTGCCTAGCTTAGGCA
This is a stretch of genomic DNA from Loigolactobacillus coryniformis subsp. coryniformis KCTC 3167 = DSM 20001. It encodes these proteins:
- a CDS encoding PolC-type DNA polymerase III, with amino-acid sequence MSLNEIELFNKLREQIKLEVTAENEHFFTDAKVNKVVVHQRSRVWQFHLEFADILPYPLFIDLGQHLQQAFSEIAKIKLTIQTRSPQLTDQNLGDYWTYVVKTSGITSSLIQELCEKEQPYLDDGRVMLLADNEIVKNFLTTQALGPIEDTYVDVGFPKLSIHALIDESASQAKIEAFQAAKAKKDAAMAQQAAASLQQAAQQRQQQQASEKTISGPITMGRAINPNEPVRQMIDIQEEENSLVIEGYVFDLEIRVLRSKRQLLIFKMTDYTSSFTVKKFSRNDEDEALFAAMKKGIWVKVKGSVQEDNFMRDLVVNARDVQEVKHAVRQDTAPEGQKRVELHLHSNMSQMDATNSISDYVAQAAKWGQKAIAITDHAALQAFPEAHNAGKKNGVKILYGVEANLVDDGVPIAYNLDHTPLNDDTEYVVFDTETTGLSAVYDSIIELAAVKMKNGEVIAEFEEFIDPGHPLSETTINLTSITDDMVRGTNTEEEAFAKFQKFYAGTVLVGHNVTFDVGFLNAGFGRHNMGQIDVPVIDTLELARMLHPEFKNHKLDSLAKRFKVSLEHHHRANADAESTGHLLYIFLKEAKQHYQMEFVDQLNDRVGENEAYKQARPFHAVLLAQTQAGLKNLFKLVSLSMIKYFYRIPRMPRSLVNQYREGILIGSACSSGEVFTAMMQKGYNEARDKAKFYDYLEVMPKPVYAPLLERELVNNNGDLEDIIRNIVKIGEELQLPVVATGDAHYLNPEDKIYRKILINSQGGANPLNRINLPDVHFRSTDEMLKSFQFLGDQVAQQLVVTNPNALADRIDEISPVKDKLYTPKMPGAEDDIKNMTYTLAHKLYGEELPEIVAARIDQELKSIIGNGFAVHYLIAQKLVYKSNKDGYLVGSRGSVGSSLVAFLAGITEINALPPHYRCAQCHYSEFYTKGEYGSGYDLPDKKCPNCGAELEKDGHDIPFETFLGFTGNKVPDIDLNFSGDYQPIAHNYMKVLFGENNVFRAGTIGTVADKTGYGYVKAYERDTGQTYRGAEVDRLAKGTTGVKRTTGQHPAGILIVPDYMDIYDFTPIQYPADDQNASWRTSHFDFHSIHDNILKMDILGHDDPTMIRKLQDLSGIEPKSIPPVDPKVMSLFSGTDVLGVTPEQIGSKTGTLGIPEFGTRFVRGMLEETNPTTFSELLQISGLSHGTDVWLGNAEELIQKGIVTLKDVIGCRDNIMLDLIHYGMDASMAFNIMEHVRKGRGIPDDWQQAMRDNGNVPDWYIDSCLKIKYMFPKAHAAAYILMALRVAYFKVYYPILYYAAYFTVRADDFDLVAMSRGKDAVKSAMKEITDKGMDASAKEKNLLTVLELANEMLERGFKFEMVDITRSDAAEFLIEDDGKTLLAPFRAVPSLGMNVAKQIVSAREEKPFLSKEDLSKRGKVSKTLIDYLTENRVLEDLPDENQLSLFDMM